A genome region from Neptunomonas japonica JAMM 1380 includes the following:
- the aroQ gene encoding type II 3-dehydroquinate dehydratase yields MSKFLLLNGPNLNLLGTREPEVYGSTTLQEIEIDLRQRALLAGHELDYYQSNAESALIDRIHQAREDKVNFIIINPAAYTHTSVAIRDALLGVDIPFIEVHLSNVHARETFRHHSYLSDVAQGVICGLGVDGYNYALSSAIKLTEIT; encoded by the coding sequence ATGTCCAAATTTCTACTTCTAAACGGCCCTAATCTTAATTTATTGGGCACCCGCGAACCTGAAGTCTATGGTTCAACGACGCTACAGGAGATAGAGATAGATTTGCGACAGAGGGCATTACTTGCGGGCCATGAGCTTGATTACTATCAAAGCAATGCCGAATCAGCACTCATTGATAGAATTCATCAAGCACGCGAAGACAAGGTGAACTTCATCATTATTAATCCGGCCGCTTATACTCATACGAGTGTAGCGATCAGAGATGCGTTATTAGGGGTCGATATCCCTTTTATCGAAGTTCATTTATCAAACGTACATGCTCGTGAAACCTTTCGACACCACTCCTACCTATCCGATGTCGCCCAAGGCGTCATTTGTGGTTTAGGCGTTGATGGCTATAATTATGCGTTGAGTTCTGCAATAAAACTGACAGAAATCACCTGA
- the accB gene encoding acetyl-CoA carboxylase biotin carboxyl carrier protein, which produces MDIRKVKKLIELLEESDINEIEIKEGEESVRISRASSVQPQYAMPVAPQGYAPAPAAAPVATAPAAAPVAEAKQNGHVVCSPMVGTFYRSASPSSPAFIEVGQHVKAGEVICIVEAMKMMNQIEADKSGIVEAILIEDGQPVEFDQPLVTIV; this is translated from the coding sequence ATGGACATCCGCAAAGTAAAAAAGCTGATTGAACTTCTGGAAGAATCCGATATTAACGAAATCGAAATCAAAGAAGGCGAAGAGTCGGTACGTATCAGCCGAGCCTCTAGCGTTCAGCCACAATATGCAATGCCTGTGGCTCCTCAAGGCTATGCTCCAGCACCCGCTGCTGCACCTGTAGCTACGGCACCTGCTGCCGCACCTGTTGCAGAAGCTAAGCAAAACGGTCACGTCGTCTGTTCGCCAATGGTCGGAACTTTCTACCGTTCAGCATCTCCTAGCTCACCTGCATTCATCGAAGTCGGCCAGCACGTTAAAGCCGGTGAAGTTATCTGTATCGTCGAAGCTATGAAAATGATGAATCAGATTGAAGCTGATAAATCAGGTATTGTTGAAGCTATTTTGATCGAAGATGGCCAGCCAGTAGAGTTTGATCAGCCATTGGTCACTATTGTTTAA